Proteins from a genomic interval of Triplophysa dalaica isolate WHDGS20190420 chromosome 13, ASM1584641v1, whole genome shotgun sequence:
- the cnksr3 gene encoding connector enhancer of kinase suppressor of ras 3 — MEPITKWTTTQVVDWIRGLDDCLQLYILNFEREKIDGEQLLKISHQDLEELAVTRVGHQELILEAVDLLCALNCGVETDNLKSLVGQMRAASKNLNNCASERRKNPSYDGGSPSKPPNVFLTAVVELIGAAKGMLAWLDRTPLTGISDFASTKNKIIQLCLELTTTVQKDCTVFEMEEKILEVSRVLTGICDATMRMTSDPLKCTMTCLEEVHIANIQPGEGLGMYIKSTYDGLHVITGTTEHSQADRTQRIHAGDEVIQVNRQTVVGWQLKNLVTKLREDPQNVTLMLKKRPSGTCGFTPAPLKNMRWRPPATQSPSHAPVGQASRNPEQISVKRLEKSAILDLHIPPPPSIPYSPRDEKTCEYAVVKMRPKRPESPNSSLDLANRRRSNIADSKFTMNPSEPVVLQARLRQRNPSRGKPRPVSMPVDTCLGVSDSPSRPWALGRKGDEMLHRYLSNEQIPTISEESPCYPLPYRPRGERQLVRGVDHIRGSQCFIDADLHTSSTIPYQEAIARKPSASKSTKRPPSEPSLLSSWIARLKLLTHALWYRTHLSQRECSKSLHKQTKPSSARSMMSTRVVFRGIRYFQVFTCWLQTVLLSLKTVEVISTMQSYPLQDFASERSQGNGVMSRRRVSVKDLGQGDCQGWLYKRKESKGLLGWRWKKFWFVLKKCSLYWYTSETAEKAEGYINLRDFTVDQATECKKKYAMKASHLEMLTLYFAPENLKDMNKWLTKLTQASNEPAPTDSTSGDCYSEESDDDDEADTAELCVEFMDKLTPSSHHGFLPPPLSSSSPCPDMIPLMSPVANCTETASADSESWQEISSEDDPICKIQEFRGNDRPPSDEMEMLYLHLKQASLSPTGALQPTTKHEFRSSFIKRCKDDGINDKLHLIRALNSTLKAKEADLQVVEQILREPSLSVSKYRQWRDANILLLQEINEKHPQVQTQPQQQSGVSGPYAAIPAVHVCVETSL; from the exons GGCTGGATGACTGTCTCCAGctgtacattttgaattttgagagagagaagatcgATGGAGAGCAGCTTCTGAAGATCTCGCATCAGGATCTAGAAGAGCTGGCGGTGACGCGTGTCGGCCATCAGGAGCTCATTCTTGAAGCAGTGGATCTCCTCTGTGCATTG aacTGTGGTGTTGAGACTGATAACCTGAAGAGTCTTGTTGGCCAAATGCGGGCGGCCTCCAAAAACTTGAACAACTGTGCATCAGAGCGCAGGAAAAACCCTTCGTATGATGGAGGAAGCCCAAGCAAACCACCCAATGTGTTCCTCACTGCTGTAGTGGAGCTGATAGGAGCTGCCAAGGGTATGCTGGCCTGGCTTGACAG gaCTCCCCTCACAGGCATCAGCGATTTCGCCTcgaccaaaaataaaatcattcaacTCTGTCTGGAACTGACCACAACTGTGCAGAAG GACTGCACCGTGTTTGAAATGGAGGAAAAGATATTAGAAGTG TCACGGGTTTTGACTGGCATTTGTGATGCGACCATGAGGATGACCTCCGACCCCTTAAAGTGTACCATGACCTGTTTGGAAGAAGTCCACATCGCCAACATCCAACCGGGCGAGGGTCTG GGAATGTATATTAAATCTACTTACGACGGCCTACACGTCATCACCGGAACGACTGAACAT TCCCAGGCGGACAGAACTCAGCGGATTCATGCTGGCGATGAGGTGATACAAGTCAACAGACAAACAGTG GTGGGCTGGCAGTTGAAGAATCTGGTGACAAAGCTCAGGGAAGATCCTCAGAATGTGACACTAATGCTGAAGAAAAGACCTTCTGGTACCTGCGGCTTCACTCCCGCACCGCTGAAGAACATGCGCTGGAGACCCCCCGCCACCCAG agTCCATCACATGCACCTGTTGGCCAGGCATCTAGAAATCCTGAGCAAATTTCTGTCAAGCGGCTGGAAAAATCTGCAATTTTAGATCTGCATATTCCTCCTCCACCTTCCATTCCATATAGCCCACG GGATGAAAAGACGTGTGAATATGCAGTTGTGAAGATGAGACCAAAACGTCCCGAGTCGCCAAACTCTTCTTTAGACTTGGCTAACAGACGGCGATCAAACATTGCGGACAGTAAATTCACTATGAATCCATCCGAGCCTGTCGTCCTACAGGCGCGACTGCGACAGCGCAACCCCTCAAGAG GGAAGCCACGTCCCGTGTCCATGCCGGTAGACACTtgcctgggcgtgtcagactCCCCCTCTAGACCCTGGGCTCTTGGAAGGAAAG GTGATGAGATGTTGCACAGATATCTCAGTAATGAACAGATCCCCACCATCTCAGAAGAGTCACCCTGTTATCCACTGCCATACCGGCCCCGAGGTGAACGCCAGCTCGTCCGAGGGGTAGATCACATCCGTGGCAGCCAGTGTTTTATCGACGCAGACCTGCACACCAGCAGCACCATACCCTATCAAGAAGCCATTGCTCGGAAGCCCTCTGCATCTAAATCCACCAAGAGACCCCCATCAGAGCCGTCGCTGCTTAGCAGTTGGATCGCCCGACTCAAGCTGCTCACACA CGCCTTATGGTATCGAACACACCTAAGTCAACGTGAGTGTTCAAAGTCGCTtcacaaacaaaccaaaccatCTTCTGCAAGGTCTATGATGTCTACCAGAGTTGTTTTCAGAGGCATAAGATACTTTCAGGTTTTTACATGCTGGCTTCAG actGTGTTGTTGTCTCTGAAGACAGTAGAGGTGATCAGCACAATGCAGTCA TATCCTCTTCAAGACTTCGCTTCGGAAAGGTCTCAGG gCAATGGTGTGATGAGCCGCAGGAGGGTCTCGGTGAAGGACCTGGGGCAGGGCGACTGTCAGGGCTGGTTGtacaaaaggaaagaaagcaAAGGGCTCTTGGGTTGGAGGTGGAAGAAGTTCTGGTTTGTGCTGAAGAAATGTTCGCTCTACTGGTACACATCCGAGACG GCAGAGAAAGCCGAGGGTTACATCAACCTGAGAGACTTTACTGTAGATCAGGCTACTGAATGCAAGAAAAAGTA TGCGATGAAAGCAAGCCACCTTGAGATGCTGACACTGTACTTTGCGCCCGAGAATTTGAAAGACATGAACAA ATGGCTGACTAAACTTACCCAGGCTTCAAATGAACCAGCGCCCACAGACTCAACCAGTGGAG ATTGTTACAGTGAGgaaagtgatgatgatgatgaagcaGACACAGCAGAGTTGTGTGTGGAGTTCATGGATAAGCTGACCCCGAGCTCTCATCAC GGTTTTCTCCCTCCTCCGCTCTCTTCCTCGTCTCCGTGTCCGGACATGATCCCGCTGATGTCTCCTGTGGCTAACTGCACAGAGACTGCGAGCGCAGACAGCGAATCGTGGCAGGAGATCAGCTCAGAGGACGACCCCATCTGCAAAATACAGGAATTCCGAGGAAATGACC GTCCACCATCAGATGAGATGGAGATGCTGTATCTTCATCTGAAGCAGGCGAGTCTCTCTCCTACAGGAGCCCTGCAGCCGACCACTAAACACGAATTTAGGTCCTCCTTCATCAAACGCTGTAAAGACGATGGCATAAATGACAAACTACATCTGATCCGAGCTTTGAACAGTACTTTAAAG